A genomic region of Papaver somniferum cultivar HN1 chromosome 7, ASM357369v1, whole genome shotgun sequence contains the following coding sequences:
- the LOC113298691 gene encoding uncharacterized protein LOC113298691 gives MDMDLDDKPLDFETEDSLLMPSVSTAVSSKRRNKVIGLDDLLCDYYAEQGNEVQQKAKRAKKAKPKKRYNSDDEDTIMRNKEARLIRTLEGHVANSEKEVSGIKAEFEIPYWGVSVFGDQKATPSLVFPELGSCQLVQSFTRNELNSIVKLNSEKGETFLQGLLINGWLLKLVLKCGHVEESIATWCFNLMLYSSKEKLSESACTFWCSILQANAEESTQIDWLPTYAEINKALVAYGYLLDSSNDPSSVLDKVGKDHSEGPPQNIRCWVRFLGACSEARSKWSIISGSDAEDCLCVIIRFYLDRRLEGLSLLFYECMVSVINFFTDNEWNISRVKVAKSLACRVNKDLNCLRLVECISAVDARSKHLRSELAFQILLKSIDEKVSDGEDILRFLISINVKDRNCDFFLMFIYLVLAENWLLFGPPLEDKPYIPQMLGVYLRNCSSQISSTDMRCYASKVRNKASYLLQSTFSRRN, from the exons ATGGATATGGATTTGGATGATAAACCCTTGGATTTTGAAACCGAAGATTCGCTACTCATGCCATCGGTATCTACTGCCGTTTCCTCCAAAAGAAG GAACAAAGTGATTGGGCTAGATGACCTTCTTTGTGATTATTATGCGGAACAAGGTAATGAGGTTCAGCAAAAGGCTAAAAGGGCTAAAAAGGCGAAACCTAAGAAACGATATAATTCAGATGATGAGGATACAATAATGAGAAACAAGGAGGCAAGATTAATCAGAACACTAGAAGGGCATGTCGCTAACAGTGAAAAAGAG GTGTCTGGAATAAAAGCTGAATTTGAGATACCATATTGGGGTGTAAGTGTTTTCGGTGATCAG AAAGCTACACCCTCACTAGTTTTTCCTGAGCTTGGAAGTTGCCAGCTTGTACAATCCTTCACGAGGAATGAGCTTAACTCAATTGTCAAATTGAACTCTGAAAAag GAGAAACTTTTCTTCAGGGATTACTAATAAATGGATGGCTTTTGAAATTGGTTCTCAAATGTGGTCATGTTGAAGAATCTATTGCAACTTGGTGCTTTAATCTGA TGTTATACTCCTCGAAGGAAAAATTGAGTGAATCTGCATGTACATTTTGGTGCTCCATTCTTCAAGCCAATGCTGAG GAGTCAACGCAAATTGACTGGTTGCCTACCTATGCTGAAATAAACAAAGCTTTGGTCGCTTATGGTTACCTACTTGATTCGTCAAATGATCCCTCATCTGTTTTAGATAAGGTTGGCAAAG ATCATTCTGAAGGCCCCCCTCAAAATATTAGATGCTGGGTCAGGTTTCTTGGTGCTTGTAGTGAAGCAAG AAGTAAATGGAGTATCATCTCAGGTTCTGATGCCGAAGATTGTCTTTGCGTTATAATTCGCTTCTATTTAGACCGCCGACTTGAAGGCCTGTCATTACTTTTCTAtgagtgcatggtatcagttatTAATTTCTTTACAGACAATGAGTGGAATATCAGCCGTGTGAAAGTAGCCAAATCTCTTGCTTGCAG AGTTAATAAAGACTTGAACTGCTTGAGACTTGTGGAGTGCATTTCTGCAGTTGATGCTCGTAGTAAACACCTCAGAAGTGAATTGGCCTTTCAGATATTGTTAAAATCCATAGATGAAAAG GTGTCTGATGGAGAAGACATTCTTAGATTTCTCATATCCATCAATGTGAAGGATAGAAACTGTGATTTTTTTCTGATGTTCATATACTTGGTTCTTGCTGAGAATTGGCTTTTGTTTGGTCCTCCACTGGAAGACAAACCCTATATTCCTCAGATGTTAGGAGTTTATCTTCGCAACTGCTCTAGCCAAATTTCCAGCACAGATATGAGGTGTTATGCTTCGAAG GTACGCAATAAAGCTTCATACCTTCTTCAAAGCACTTTCAGCAGAAGAAATTGA
- the LOC113298692 gene encoding SHUGOSHIN 2-like isoform X2 codes for MARKEFFVLDTENCGIGGKMNGDKVLKQQSLGGLGGKRLSDITNSLSSPHQDEKQKLVGSCSERDYIEQLLKENVALRKVIAERNAMAGIEIKKMRETMQKLQQQNWHLAQANSKMLMEVNIGKDRLKAMQHELGCRNAIVKSLQLQERTENEPCQKAHTEEVNKKTVGVKGRRQSKIHSVEPSSAMDEVTTECKVEVKGPSNSNRRRQSRVHSVESPAVMDEVVMEDKTELKGPSNSNRRRQSRNHPVESSAVTKEAVMEDKADDKRHSAVSEPEQTEANEEKADNKRRCLRRKSSAFKPEVPEEPTDEKAEGKRVQQRRQSTRLQPQQPEPAEDLFEIEDAKFPVCLLLDEQMKESGATSSDSTTVKEAKKVSSAFMVETPEPRRASIGRPMRSAAVKVQSYKEIPLNIKMRRA; via the exons ATGGCTAGGAAAGAGTTTTTCGTTCTTGATACTGAGAATTGCGGGATTGGAG GGAAGATGAATGGAGATAAAGTCTTAAAGCAACAGTCTTTGGGGGGTTTGGGTGGTAAAAGGCTCTCTGATATAACTAATTCATTAAGTTCACCCCACCAAGATGAGAAGCAGAAACTTGTTGGTTCATGCTCAGAGAGGGATTACATTGAACAGCTGCTTAAG GAAAATGTGGCGCTTCGGAAGGTTATTGCAGAAAGAAA TGCGATGGCTGGAATCGAGATAAAAAAAATGCGAGAAACTATGCAGAAACTGCAGCAGCAGAACTGGCATCTTGCTCAAGCAAACAGTAAGATGTTAATG GAAGTGAACATAGGCAAAGATAGA CTTAAAGCAATGCAGCACGAGCTTGGATGTAGGAATGCTATTGTGAAAAGTTTGCAACTTCAG GAGAGGACGGAGAATGAACCATGTCAAAAGGCCCATACTGAG GAAGTCAATAAGAAGACTGTGGGGGTAAAGGGAAGGCGGCAATCAAAAATTCATT CTGTGGAGCCTTCTTCGGCTATGGACGAAGTAACTACCGAGTGTAAGGTTGAGGTTAAGGGACCTTCAAATTCCAATAGGAGGCGCCAATCAAGAGTTCATT CTGTAGAGTCTCCTGCAGTGATGGACGAAGTAGTAATGGAGGATAAGACCGAGCTTAAAGGACCTTCAAATTCCAACAGGAGGCGACAATCGAGAAATCACC CTGTAGAGTCTTCTGCTGTGACGAAAGAAGCAGTAATGGAGGATAAGGCTGACGATAAAAG gCATTCTGCTGTTTCTGAACCCGAACAAACAGAAGCTAATGAAGAAAAGGCGGACAATAAAAG ACGTTGTTTGAGAAGGAAATCTTCTGCCTTTAAGCCCGAGGTACCTGAAGAACCTACTGATGAAAAGGCTGAAGGCAAAAG GGTTCAGCAGCGAAGGCAATCTACTAGACTTCAACCTCAACAGCCAGAGCCTGCTGAAGATTTATTCGAAATAGAGGATGCGAAATTTCCAGTTTGCTTACTGCTTGATGAACAAATGAAGGAAAGTGGTGCAACTTCGTCAGACTCCACAACTGTAAAAGAGGCGAAAAAGGTATCAAGTGCCTTCATGGTTGAAACTCCTGAACCACGAAGAGCATCAATTGGACGACCAATGCGAAGTGCAGCTGTTAAAGTTCAGTCTTACAAGGAAATTCCTCTTAACATCAAAATGCGAAGAGCTTAG
- the LOC113298692 gene encoding SHUGOSHIN 2-like isoform X1 produces MARKEFFVLDTENCGIGGKMNGDKVLKQQSLGGLGGKRLSDITNSLSSPHQDEKQKLVGSCSERDYIEQLLKENVALRKVIAERNKYSAMAGIEIKKMRETMQKLQQQNWHLAQANSKMLMEVNIGKDRLKAMQHELGCRNAIVKSLQLQERTENEPCQKAHTEEVNKKTVGVKGRRQSKIHSVEPSSAMDEVTTECKVEVKGPSNSNRRRQSRVHSVESPAVMDEVVMEDKTELKGPSNSNRRRQSRNHPVESSAVTKEAVMEDKADDKRHSAVSEPEQTEANEEKADNKRRCLRRKSSAFKPEVPEEPTDEKAEGKRVQQRRQSTRLQPQQPEPAEDLFEIEDAKFPVCLLLDEQMKESGATSSDSTTVKEAKKVSSAFMVETPEPRRASIGRPMRSAAVKVQSYKEIPLNIKMRRA; encoded by the exons ATGGCTAGGAAAGAGTTTTTCGTTCTTGATACTGAGAATTGCGGGATTGGAG GGAAGATGAATGGAGATAAAGTCTTAAAGCAACAGTCTTTGGGGGGTTTGGGTGGTAAAAGGCTCTCTGATATAACTAATTCATTAAGTTCACCCCACCAAGATGAGAAGCAGAAACTTGTTGGTTCATGCTCAGAGAGGGATTACATTGAACAGCTGCTTAAG GAAAATGTGGCGCTTCGGAAGGTTATTGCAGAAAGAAA TAAATATAGTGCGATGGCTGGAATCGAGATAAAAAAAATGCGAGAAACTATGCAGAAACTGCAGCAGCAGAACTGGCATCTTGCTCAAGCAAACAGTAAGATGTTAATG GAAGTGAACATAGGCAAAGATAGA CTTAAAGCAATGCAGCACGAGCTTGGATGTAGGAATGCTATTGTGAAAAGTTTGCAACTTCAG GAGAGGACGGAGAATGAACCATGTCAAAAGGCCCATACTGAG GAAGTCAATAAGAAGACTGTGGGGGTAAAGGGAAGGCGGCAATCAAAAATTCATT CTGTGGAGCCTTCTTCGGCTATGGACGAAGTAACTACCGAGTGTAAGGTTGAGGTTAAGGGACCTTCAAATTCCAATAGGAGGCGCCAATCAAGAGTTCATT CTGTAGAGTCTCCTGCAGTGATGGACGAAGTAGTAATGGAGGATAAGACCGAGCTTAAAGGACCTTCAAATTCCAACAGGAGGCGACAATCGAGAAATCACC CTGTAGAGTCTTCTGCTGTGACGAAAGAAGCAGTAATGGAGGATAAGGCTGACGATAAAAG gCATTCTGCTGTTTCTGAACCCGAACAAACAGAAGCTAATGAAGAAAAGGCGGACAATAAAAG ACGTTGTTTGAGAAGGAAATCTTCTGCCTTTAAGCCCGAGGTACCTGAAGAACCTACTGATGAAAAGGCTGAAGGCAAAAG GGTTCAGCAGCGAAGGCAATCTACTAGACTTCAACCTCAACAGCCAGAGCCTGCTGAAGATTTATTCGAAATAGAGGATGCGAAATTTCCAGTTTGCTTACTGCTTGATGAACAAATGAAGGAAAGTGGTGCAACTTCGTCAGACTCCACAACTGTAAAAGAGGCGAAAAAGGTATCAAGTGCCTTCATGGTTGAAACTCCTGAACCACGAAGAGCATCAATTGGACGACCAATGCGAAGTGCAGCTGTTAAAGTTCAGTCTTACAAGGAAATTCCTCTTAACATCAAAATGCGAAGAGCTTAG